CTTAAAGCAATGTCCAATCAGAGTGTACTTGCTGAACTCTGGTTGATCAGTTTGCCCCACAGTTACAAATAGTTTCTtacactttcctttttttaaaatatcaaaaaataaaggGTTCCTGTAGGCTACAGAGACCCTcaaaaggactgaagagtgtGGCCCAGGCTACAGCCCAGGTCCCTAGTTTTCCCCACGTTCCTCCTCTGCACGGTACGGGCCGCAGCTCACCATGGGCACACAGAGACCCAGGAACGGTGAGAAGCCAACGGCAATCATCAAGTGGTCATAGCTGCCTATTCCCAGTATAATAGGGTGAGGTGAGCTGAGATAATAGTAATGATGTCTTGCAAGAGGAGGTGGTTGGGCCAAAGGCGGAATAAGAGTTTCAAGGGAAGGATAGAAAGAGGAGGGGGAAACAGAAAAAAGGGGAATGTACGCTAGTAACATAATACTGTACCTTTTACATTTAAGCTAGGGATCTCCAAAGCACtgttttcaaaacaaaatggaaaatcaCTTAAATATTGTGAATAATTGCGATACCAGCCTCCTgcttttcaaattaaaaacaaaggtTTTGGAACAATATGAAACAACCAGTGCGGCATCGCATTGTTTGAAAGCGCTCATGACTTCCCCTTTTAGATCTcagatctttttgtttttagaatggCCTTCTCTTATCTCTGAAGCCATAGGATGGGTTCTGCTGTGACCTCTTGGGTGTCCTCAGTACATACTTGTGTGCTGCTGTAAGGGCACACCTGTCATGAGATGGCTTACATGTTGATGTGACTCTTGGCAGCCTAGTTGGACAAAAGTTTAAGGAACGTTTCCATCTAATGTGTGTTCATTCTTTCATGACCCTGAGTTAAAGATTTGTCTGACTAGAAAACGGTTGAATAAGGGCCAAGTCTTTTCTATGTAAAGTTTGCATCAAGCTCTACATAATGATCCTTTCTTCTCCTCAAAATTGGTTTTGCTCCTAAGTTCTAGTGAATTTGTCAAATTGTAGAACGGCATACAATTGTTTTGCGAAAAGGAATATTTGCTCATGTTCTAGCATTGTTAATTTGGACAATGCATTATCAAAGAGTTTGCCTATTTGCCCCAGCCTTTCTATTGTATGTAGTATTATGTTAATTAGATGTTATCTTACTGGTGTTTGCGGGGCTAGAAAAAGAGTGAGCAGGACATTTCCCACATTGCTCAATTTCAATAATCTGTTAAACAGCTGCCGTGCTGAGCCTGAACGATTTTCTTGCACAACTGAGTAATTTTTACTGTTGCAGGCTCTGACGTTTTTCAATAGAAGAAGCTTCAACACCCAGGGGACTGATACATTCTAAGTAAATTGTTACTTTTCAGCAATGCTTAGTAGCTATTGTCATTTTGTCGTGATTAAACTGCTATATTGGATTAATATAGAGGGACAATCCTTATAAATaatcagggctggcccaaggcaaaatgccgccttcctctccctccgtccctgccgccccccccattatctaccctccccccccttgtacttacctttcagcagtcctgcggcgagtctccctgttcggtcttggtgccggcttgtaatgctgagcgccggaaaccttccggcactcagcattacaatccggcaccaagaccgaacagggagactcgccgcagaggagagagagaggggggccgagcaggtactgacagcttggtaagcgaaaaccactcggcgcccctctctctctctttcgctttaaaaaaaaaaaaagggcttggggcggcaaagtgccgcctggggcggttgccccactcggctccattgtcgggccggccctgtaaaTAATGTTTGTCATTTGACACTactcggcaaaaaaaaaaaaaaatatatacactcacacacacacacacacacacacacacacactatatggacaaaagtattgggacgcctgaccacaacaccaacagggacttttctgacatctcattctaaatacatagacattaatatgaagttgccccccccccctttgcagctataacagcttctaaataggctttccataagattttggagtgtttctgtggggatttttgcccaatcatccagtagagcatttgagAGGCACTTTTGTATTCCAACATAATTGTGCCCCAcggcacaaagcaaagtctcttttctccatatagtgtgtgtgtatgtatgtgtaacccCCTTTTCAGTTGGCTTTACTGTAGGATTAGTCTCTACTAAACTGCCATATGTAAAGTGATTGGGGGTGTAAtggtaataaatacaaaacaatacaCGTAGCACAATGATGCACAATGATGCTAATTGACTTTTAAAAGACATAATCAATtttataaagtgtgtgtggatCATGGTGGCCGAGACAATATGTATGGTTTAAGGTAAAAAGATTAAGATACCTGAGAGTGACAATAGAATAAGGGTGTGTTAAAGTGTTTCATTTAGTGTGCTCCAAAGGGCAACTTTTTTCccttgatatttttttcaggcCCGTGTCTTTGTAAGGAAGGCAGAAAAGTTGAAAAGTCACGTCAAAGCTTCTagcataagtaaattaatttactgAAACTGCCTACACTCtggcattttttgttgttagtcagtgttattgttattagatTTTTAGTTAGCTAAAAGTTCTTTACGTGGAAGCTGAgattctctcctcctctctaaACCTttttccaaaggttttctaaGTTAATCAGCTCCACACACCAGAAATGACAGAACAGATACCTACTAAATAAGTGGATACTGTATACATAGGCAGAAATGATGGACATGCTTTGTTTGTCAATTAGTATAATTCTTTTAGGAATATtggttaaaaaatgactttgaCATATGCCAGGAAAAGATTTTTAGAGAACTTTTTTTGGCCATTTTATATTAATCTCAGTGGGTGTGCCTGTTCCTGACTCTTCAAAGAAATTAGTCTGGCTTCTAACGCTTACACAAATTTGTCAGACCGTGTTTTATCCTTAGATATGCTGAAATTATATCTATGATATATAATAGTAGCTCTGAACATAGCAAAGCTACAGACAAAGACAAGGCATTCTTGGCAACAAGCAAAATACCATATTCCTTAACCTTCTGTTGCAAAAACGCCTTCTTTCATCCAATCTTTataaaggctgtctgaaccGCTTCCCACAAAGGAGGTGGAATACGACTGCAAGTATTTCAATCCCCCTGAGTCATGTTTGCATAACTGCTTGGACAACGTATAAATCATTGCTTAATTCTTGGAGATGAGATTGCTTTCCAAGTTTTGTACTTCTTGTGCTACTGGTATGTGATGGAATATTGCATCCAGAAAAAAACTGGTGATTGCAATGCTGGTTCTAGTTCCACTCTGTAAAAGATGATGCATAATTACTGatgtctttttttacattttttttgcagtatgatgtcatagggcAGCAGGGAGGAAAGAATTTCGTACGTCAGATGTAGCTTAAgggaatgtatatatttaaaggtgTAAAGGTGAATAGTTTTATAAAACCCAACTCTCTGTCCGTAGCTAGTTAGACTTTTGAACAACTTTAAGGGAAACTCTTCTTTGTAAAAGCaggaaatgttttatatgttttattgggtATTTCTATATTGTGTAGCAACAAATGTGTGGAAAGATGGTCTTTAAACTTGTTTGCAAAATGACAGAAGTTGTGAAATAATTTATTGGTTCATCATTTGAAGATGTTAACATGTATTCTGCCTGccactggagaaaaaaaagcctgttgtattttttgtgtCCGTTGCAGTTATTAAAGACAAGCATGGGGCCACAGTTGGGCCTGTTACTGGCAGCCTTCCTCTGGATTTTAGGGATTCACAAGCAATCAACGTAGCAAATGTAATACTGTTCTAATGTAAGGAATGCCTGTGTCTAATAGAGCTGATTGTTTAATTTAGGTTAATAGCGTATCAGTTGGGATCCAATTACTTTAAAATAGGAGTGTGTACCCTATACATGCACCATGTGCCCAAAGGACGCCAGATCAAGAtataacaatgcattgtgaagcCACAATCCCTCCATTGTTGCGAATTGATAACTGGCGGAGTGGTAATATGTATCTAAGCTAGTTACGGGAAACACTCAAAACCAGAAACGTAGCCACGTTCCACTCCCCGGAATACCCACACCGAAACCAACACACAGCAGGAAGCTGGAGACCTCCACGGGAGCCAATCAAGAATTGAACTCCGCGATAGATAATTATTTGTTATTGATTGTAACCCTACTGCTGCCTATCAATGTGGTGGAATattgataataaataattaaaaaatatatgttttgttgttgttgttgattCTTTATTGACTCTCATGGAGGTCTCCAGCTTCCTGCTGTTTGTGCTGGGTGTTGGTTTCGGTGAGACTCCGTGGAGATTCTGTTAGAACAGCTGTCAGGTTACAGAACTTTAGAATATTTACAGATGTCCTTAACCTTTCTGATCGGTATTTTGAGATGAGTAGGAAGAAGATTAAAGACATGCCTGGAAAGCGAGGTGAACTTTATTCAAGGAAAACATGgcttaaataataaaagcctATAAATGATACAATAGGcagagaaaccaaaaaagtattAGGACAGTTATTGTTGGGTCACTTGAAATGCTCAAATGGATAAAGTATTTAATTATTACTTTTACAATAGAAGCTAGATACATAGACATGGTAACTTAGCAATGGCCTGGAAGAATGAAGATCACACACACTTTAGTTCTGAGCTTCACCATTAAAAGCAGATTTGCGTACGGCACTTTTTGGGTTCATCAAATGTAGTATGACACCCTGATATTTGAATGTGACCATGTCAGAACTGTACTTGGTGTGAGCAGTACTGGCCCTACATTTCCTAGCGCCCAAGGAGACCGATTCTCCGGCACCGCCTTCGCTAACATAGGAGAGAACCACATTGTTGCACCCCACACTAGTTCAGCATCCTAGACAGCTGCCTGTTTTTCTTATTAGTGGGTCTGGTTAATAACTAGCTCTTCAGGCTGATTAGGCAATAATACCACCCGGAATTAAGGCCAATGTTGGCTTCATATCGAGTAAAAATTTGAAATTGGTTAACATTGCTATGAATTACATGCAATCCGAAACGTAAGTCTGTAAACTTTAGTTGAATCTTATATTGTGGGCCAATAATGTCGGCAACCAGTCTTTCCATCTTGCCGCTTCTCTAAAGCCAGTATTTGTGGTTATTTGTTTGCtagtaagttaaaaaaaaaagaggattcaTAATAGACAGGAAATTATATTTCCTGACACAGTAAAACCTATTGTGAGCATTGTGGTGTAAATCACGTTGTGCAATATGGGATTATTATGAATACTAAATCCAAGCCATCTGGAGTGTTGAGCACTGTCCCAGATATAGACTTTTAATCTGTGGCAATGCGGTGCCGCTGAACCTACTTGGAGCACATCCTCCtgcgtccaaaaaaaaaaataagagactATATTgccacataattaaaaaaaaacacgttgtAAAACGTGTTAAGCTTATGAGTAGGAGAAATACTAGAAGGAATAAGACTGAAGAAGAGACATCGGGCCAATTCAATGAGACATATGCGAAggctatggttatttaaccaacACCTCTCCCTTCCACAGCTACGTTACAGCACCTAACGTTGCCCTCCCTTGCCCCCCCCAATtcatttctttccttttatttcctcttttctccgctatcctttctttcattttctatttacggggtggccctctataggcctacctggtacgtcggtcatggcacacctcCAACCGAATGGACCCTTGGCCTCTGGTTCTCCTTTACACTAATCCTATTTGTTTGCCCCTAACACAACTATTGTAAATGGGAAAGACCCCGCTCTGACTGTTCGTGATCTACGCTTTGTGGgtgagctgctgttccacttcacTATAACGGCACTTACAGTGGATCAGGGCAGACATTTTACAAACTGATTTATAGGAAAGGTGACTTAATTTTACGCCTTTTAGTGATGAGTGTTGCTGAAACACGTGACCTCAATAATttggaggggtgtccacatacttttggtcatatactgtagtgtatgtatgtaaaagtgACACCCTTCCCACACATTGGTACAGAAAACATAGGTGTCAGGCTTTAAACGGCCAGGGTGGTACCTTTAGTGACCAAAACCTTTACCAACTGACAAATACAATCCAGCAAGCTGTTGGATTTATAATATCAGCTTTCATATTGTAGGATCCAGCAAGAAATACCGAGCTGGCCCACTTAATGCATCTATTTACAACAATTTGCCTCCTCAAGGCAAGTTTTCTGTCTCTGTTAAGGAAGAGATGGGGGTTAACAGCTGTTACTTGCAGGCTAGTCTAAGAGCAGCACCCGAGTACAGATTCAATATACTCATGATAAGCAAGAAAGCGATAAAGGCTATTACCATACAAAGAATGGCCGGCAAATTAAACATCAGTCAATTCTTGCTGTGGATTGCTTTTGTCATGCCTCCGCCCGCCATTGGTATTAAGTTTGTAACATCGCAGGATAAACTGCTATATATTTCACTTTCTCCCCAGAGCTTGTTTCTCTGTTAACCTCCATTGCCTGAATAGCACAATTGTTTTGAAGTTACGCTATTCGACTCTGCCTTTAGACAGATGTACACAGAAAGGGTTTTAATATCTAAACTGTATTTTAGGGGCCTTTAGTAAACTGAGTTTAAAGTTTTAACCGATGCTTAACAAAATCAGACCATATCAAGCAatacagggccatctttaatgttGGTTGAACCCTGGGCAAGCATCTCTAGCAGCATGTATGGATGGACCAGGCTTGCTTGCTGGTGGCTGTGGTGGGTGACTGGTCAGCCAATATGTGCCACTTctggaggcaaaaaaaaacaaaaaactatgcGACTCCAGGGTAACCTGAAATGGGCGTGCGAGTCCCCAACCAATCAGGTGTTGCTTTGGGCTCAACAGGGAGTAGCTATGTGGGAGCACTTGTAAATAGCGACAGTATGAGGTTCTGATGGCTCCATCCTCTTGTCCCTCAGAAATTACATTAGATGTAAATATACCCATTCCCTGTTCCCCTTTTGAAATTTCCCTGTACGTACTATAAAAGTGTAAAAGAGAAAACAGTTAATGTTATGAGTGCCTTTATAGAAAAATGAGTTGATCCATTAAATCCATGAGAGGAGATAGAAGCCACTGGAATACCAGATGGTGACGAACAGCAGATGAAAAGGGAAAAACTCTAGATTCACAGCACCTTCTTATCTGTGGTTACATGCAATGTTATAAGTATATATTATCTTCCCATGTAAACCAGAAACTATATACCAACCTTTTATAAATGCATTAAGTCAAAATATTgctataagataaaaaaaaaaaaaaaaaaaaaggcttgtctttcaaataacaaaatacagaCCCATTGAGTGAAATAGTAGTTTAATACaccatttaaataaacacacactTCCTTAAAAACAAGCAGTTTGGTCAAGTCACAGCAATTATACTCCATCTGTTCAGTGCTGATAAACGTTCAAAAATATTACCTAAAAACTTACCAACAGGCTTATTATCATTAAATTATAACAAAGACGTCGATAGTAGTGAACCTGTCATTTGGAAAAGAAATATTGTACTTTTCAAACAGACCAgtagttaaaaatgtttaagaagCAATTTGCTCATTGATTACCAGACTCTTCTGTTTAGAACACTTTTACCTACACCTGCCTCTTGACTACCCTTCAAATGCTCAGGATGGCCAATGGTTCGCTCGGGGTCGCCTCTGACATGTGTAGAAGCCAGTAGGGAAAATGGTATATGGTGGGAGAGGTTAATTCAAATCACAGCACCATTAACTCTAAGGATGCCAAgtaatattgtatttaaaacaaCTTTACTGAGACTTGGTAGAGCAATATTAAAAAGGGTAGTTAAGTAGATTATTGCTTATATGATGTACAGTCCTGGATAAATATTGCATCATAAAAAGGTATTTAACAGTACTTCATAATTATGTTCACCtattatgggggggggtcacagaACTATTTTCAGAGCTTCTTCTCATCagagggaatatatatatattcatttttttttattgtattgggTTGATGAAAACATGACATGTCCACAATTTTATGGGTAGTgttttgaaagaaagaaaggacaaAAGTAATAGCAGCATAGTGTAAGAATTCCAAACCTATTAGCGGGTAGAACAGTAGTGTGAACAATTTAAGCATAATCTAAAAAGGCACATTGGTGGAAAAAAGAGCTAGTATAGCTTGTAAAAACAGTTGGTGTCCCGATAAAATACAATTTCCTCATCATGTAAAGATCTGGAATTACATATATTGCGAAAACTACACTTGCGTTCAGTGGTGTACTTTGGCTTTGGTTGTCTAGGCATAGAACAATAGGTCCAAGAGGGTGGTAGCTGCTAAATGGACCAGTTGGGAAGATCAAAGACCTCCCTTGTTACCAGCaaggcacagacctccattgtatTCCTTACCATATGCTTCTTTCTGAGGCAGAGCTCTGCATATTAAATAATGTTCCACAGTGCTCAGCATAAAGCATGTGTGGCAAGGAACAGACCGTTCTGGAAATAGGTCTTGAAGGGCAgttggtcaggcctagggcagtgacCCATAAATACACCAAtggccatcactcctgtgttcataggaaaataaaacagaatctgGAGAGGAGGCAGGACACTATTGTGAATGCAAGACCCCAGAGCGGGTGTCTGCCTCCAACCCAGAAGGTGAAGTAGGAACACAACCCATAGTACAAGAGCCCCAATAGCAAAAAGGTGCTCTTAGCCATTATGGAGACGCTAGCCTGAACACAGTAATCATTCTCCaacttttttgtattctttaagCTTAAAGTGAACAGTTCCTGGAAACAGTCATTAAAAAAGAGGTCAAGTCCTGAGTAGTAGCCAGAAGCAGTAATTGGTTAGGAGTCTTTGAGTGAGTAGCTAGACTTTGTAATCAAGCTCTGCATTCATCTTATTGTACATTATGTAGATTGCATCAATTGTGGATGAGAAATTCACTAGGAACTGGCGAATTTTTTCTATGCACTCCTCTTCCTTCACATTCTGTCCTTTGGAAAGAGCTTTAAGGAAATCATCTTTGTATGGGGCAGCAATCAGAGCAGCCTGCGCAAGAAGAGAACAAAAGATGTTACAACATGTTACATCATTGATTCGTGCATACAGGAAGAGGAAATACATCACTATGTACCACACAGGAATGGAAAATAAACCACTCCCAAGAGCACTGAATATTCTACTCCATGTAACCTCTAAAATCAAAAGGTTGCAATTTTCTAGATGCTACATGAATCAAACAGATTTCTGATAAAGGGTCATTCAATTCCAAGCAACCCAATAAGTTTAGTAAAATTTGATTTTTGTCCTATGTATAAATGTAAGTTGCAGTTTAGAtttgatttaataaattaacctAGCCTCTTCTGTCATATCTACTGTTTTAATGGACTACATATAGATTTGCTTGGTCAACATATTGGAGGTCACATGGGCActccaaaaatagaaaaatttttgcttaaaaaatataccgtatttgcttgattataagacgaccccccccaaaatatatctgaatattaatttaggaaaaaaagaaaaagcctgattatagttttactagtaaatattgattcatataaactatctttttgtttttaatttccttttatttaccaacctgccccagttatgccttatactctcctatatgccactctgccccatgttatgcctttttaaccccctatatgccactctggcatatagtgggttaaaaggcatatcatgggacagagtggcatatagggggacacttacatacccagacacttacctacgcacccagacactaatatacccactcaggcacttcactcaccgaGATGCCTCAGCAcgcgcttgctgcagctcccacagGATCACGGCATGATGCTGTGTGACCCctctaggccccgcctcctccagaaaattgaagaggtctacCGGATCCGCTTTGGTAAAGCACAGTGCCGCCGGGTCCCGGTCCTGCTTCTGGAGCAatctcggctgctgccggcactttcgccgacgctcggtgatagacgccggcagcagctgaggttaccatacaggaggatccaggtcccctgcagcgatgctgcatttgaggtctgattagaagacaaccccgATAACAagaagaggggtatttttcagagcatttgctctgtaaaaaccttgtcttataatcgagcaaatatggtatattgtgTGGGGAAATGGGTGTTGCTAACTAGTAGAATCACATACCTTTAGTTTGCTTTTTAATATACTGTGTgcgtctgtctgtgtgtgtaatatatatatatatatgtttctgcaagcactgttactgtcttattttatttaggtTGACAAGCTTCTATGCATCatgttttttaacataaaatcgAGCCAGCGTTTACCAGACCGGTGAGATTTTTTACCTGAAATAGCTTTTGCACAATCCAACCATGATACTTCTTTAGTGCAATTTCATAGGCCTTTGTCACATTGACCTTTATGTGATTTGGGTTCTGTTCATCTCTCTCCCCATCAGAGATGCTCTGTAATAGTACCTGGATGAACTTTAAACCCCTGGGAAAGTGAaagatattaattaaaataaatagtttcaTACAATTTTATTCCAGATTAGTCAAAAGCATGGGTTCCCACAAATCATTGCACACAGATTTGACATACAATGGTTGGTGAAGACAGTATACAGGATATAAAGATGTTCTAAAATTACAGATGTCACATAGTGCCTATGAGTTAGCAGCCCACAA
The DNA window shown above is from Spea bombifrons isolate aSpeBom1 chromosome 1, aSpeBom1.2.pri, whole genome shotgun sequence and carries:
- the GLTP gene encoding glycolipid transfer protein, with product MAILLQHQFKPLPADKQIDTRNFLDSVSHLPAFFDCLGPAIFSPIKADITGNIAKIRTVYESNPTKFRTLQQILEGEKELHGPQWPKVGATLALMWLKRGLKFIQVLLQSISDGERDEQNPNHIKVNVTKAYEIALKKYHGWIVQKLFQAALIAAPYKDDFLKALSKGQNVKEEECIEKIRQFLVNFSSTIDAIYIMYNKMNAELDYKV